From the Leptospira biflexa serovar Patoc strain 'Patoc 1 (Paris)' genome, one window contains:
- a CDS encoding LA_2478/LA_2722/LA_4182 family protein, whose amino-acid sequence MNFFCHRSNFKTYPNTTFVLILLLFLIGTLFSCKKDKGMNHIEWQNESLSLTSDLCKKFRECADTDWKFIPENLKKFTEGRLDEANCQKRFRDSNAYKLIGHDPIEIQTVYKQCHKQVMEMKCSDLQSGKMNTISACVTFQTIQN is encoded by the coding sequence ATGAATTTTTTTTGTCACCGATCCAATTTCAAAACATATCCAAATACAACTTTTGTTCTAATCCTCCTTCTCTTTCTGATTGGCACATTGTTTTCCTGTAAAAAAGATAAGGGGATGAATCATATCGAATGGCAAAATGAATCCTTAAGTTTAACCTCTGATTTATGTAAAAAATTTCGAGAATGTGCCGATACAGACTGGAAATTCATTCCTGAAAATTTAAAAAAATTCACGGAAGGACGACTCGATGAAGCGAATTGTCAAAAACGCTTTCGAGACAGTAACGCATACAAACTCATCGGACATGATCCAATCGAGATCCAAACTGTTTATAAACAATGCCATAAACAAGTGATGGAGATGAAATGTTCGGATTTACAATCCGGAAAGATGAATACGATCAGTGCTTGTGTGACGTTTCAAACGATACAGAATTAG
- a CDS encoding PAS domain S-box protein, with the protein MISEYFKAILDNSPENIVLINKNHEVLAFNKTIKDVLFQFHQIEIKIGDLYYPNFVIEENRKLYLEAFETAINGKPFLIQNYTANENIAYWFEYKMLPVYIEDELLGVTLTAKDITAEKEAELKIIDLSEKLKAILDNTDESITLLDLNFKILAINEISAQSITKNTNSTMFVGRDFRDFIPDKENLFYQCYAKAIQGEKVSIDIPYQSFNGESIVYQTKFNPVFDRNQKQIGVSIFAKDISEKNRLEVSLKESEEKFRKITELAPIGIIITDKKLDITYANIYVKKLLDYSSDELINLNLSNLIQNISITDSENIDIDNLGLKIENIFFDQEEFTAIAKDKQYKNVLLSSSLILSQNKTGYIFIFQDLTAINDKNATIEVQNKKLRDVAWYQSHIIRSPLSRIMGLINLLEDQNLNEEERSYCYDSILESAHELDHVIHKVVKNVP; encoded by the coding sequence ATGATATCCGAGTATTTTAAAGCGATTCTAGACAATAGTCCAGAAAACATAGTTCTAATTAACAAAAATCATGAAGTTTTGGCATTTAACAAAACAATTAAAGATGTACTCTTTCAATTTCATCAAATTGAAATCAAAATCGGGGATCTATATTATCCAAATTTTGTCATCGAAGAAAATCGAAAATTATACCTTGAAGCGTTTGAAACAGCGATCAATGGAAAACCATTTTTAATTCAAAATTATACTGCAAATGAAAATATTGCGTACTGGTTTGAATACAAAATGTTACCTGTTTATATTGAAGATGAACTGTTAGGTGTGACTTTAACTGCAAAGGATATTACAGCAGAAAAAGAAGCAGAACTCAAAATCATTGATCTTTCTGAAAAACTAAAAGCAATTCTAGACAATACAGACGAATCAATTACCCTACTTGATTTAAATTTTAAAATTTTAGCAATCAACGAAATTAGCGCCCAATCCATAACCAAAAATACAAATTCAACAATGTTTGTTGGAAGAGATTTTAGAGATTTTATTCCTGATAAGGAGAATTTATTTTATCAGTGTTATGCAAAGGCGATTCAAGGGGAAAAAGTTTCCATAGATATTCCATATCAAAGTTTTAATGGAGAAAGTATCGTTTACCAGACTAAGTTTAATCCCGTTTTTGATCGAAATCAAAAACAAATTGGTGTTTCCATTTTTGCAAAAGATATATCTGAAAAAAATCGTTTAGAAGTTTCATTAAAAGAAAGTGAAGAAAAATTTAGAAAAATCACCGAACTTGCACCCATTGGAATCATCATTACTGATAAAAAACTAGATATTACTTATGCAAACATTTATGTAAAAAAACTTTTAGATTATTCATCTGATGAATTAATCAATTTGAATTTATCAAATCTAATTCAAAATATCAGTATCACTGACTCTGAAAACATTGATATTGATAATCTAGGCTTAAAAATTGAGAATATTTTTTTTGATCAAGAAGAGTTCACTGCTATTGCAAAAGATAAACAATATAAGAATGTACTTTTGAGTTCTAGTTTGATCTTAAGCCAAAACAAAACTGGTTATATTTTCATATTTCAAGATTTAACTGCGATAAATGATAAAAACGCAACCATTGAAGTCCAAAATAAAAAGCTAAGGGACGTTGCTTGGTATCAGTCACACATCATTCGATCACCATTATCTAGAATTATGGGCCTTATCAATTTATTAGAAGATCAAAATTTGAATGAAGAAGAAAGGTCATATTGTTATGATTCGATCCTAGAAAGTGCTCATGAACTCGATCATGTCATTCACAAAGTGGTAAAAAATGTGCCCTAA
- a CDS encoding MIP/aquaporin family protein: MELVGEFFGTAVLILLGDGVVAGVLLEKTKSKDAGWITITTAWALAVCFGVLVAKALGSPGAHLNPAVTLSVCIQSGEYSIFLPYAVAQVSGASLGAFLVYLHYLPHWKETKDPGKILAVFSTEPAIKHTLSNVISEGFGTFLLILGIHAIFSPLNGGASGIAGTGFVALLVWAIGLSMGGTTGYAINPARDLGPRIIHSLLPIPNKGDSGWKYAWLPVVIPLVGGGLAAVVIRWVIV; the protein is encoded by the coding sequence TTGGAACTGGTTGGCGAATTTTTTGGAACGGCTGTACTGATCCTTTTAGGCGATGGAGTTGTCGCAGGCGTTTTATTGGAGAAAACAAAATCCAAAGACGCAGGTTGGATCACCATCACAACGGCTTGGGCTCTTGCTGTATGTTTTGGCGTTCTTGTCGCAAAAGCACTCGGTAGCCCTGGTGCACATCTGAATCCCGCTGTGACACTTTCAGTTTGCATCCAATCGGGAGAATATTCGATCTTTTTACCGTATGCAGTGGCACAAGTGTCTGGAGCTTCCCTCGGTGCCTTTTTGGTTTACTTACACTACCTTCCCCATTGGAAAGAAACAAAAGACCCAGGGAAAATCTTGGCCGTATTTTCCACAGAACCTGCCATCAAACACACTCTCTCCAATGTCATCAGTGAAGGGTTCGGAACCTTCCTTCTCATCCTTGGTATCCATGCGATTTTTTCGCCCTTAAATGGTGGCGCCAGTGGGATCGCAGGTACAGGCTTTGTGGCTCTCCTCGTTTGGGCCATTGGACTTTCGATGGGAGGCACTACTGGGTATGCGATTAACCCAGCTCGTGACCTTGGTCCAAGGATCATCCATTCACTGCTTCCAATACCCAATAAAGGTGACTCTGGTTGGAAGTATGCTTGGCTTCCCGTAGTGATTCCGTTAGTGGGTGGTGGACTTGCGGCAGTGGTGATCCGGTGGGTGATTGTATGA
- a CDS encoding malic enzyme-like NAD(P)-binding protein, giving the protein MKNHALEYHSRFPKGKTKVVPTKPTENSYDLSLAYSPGVAYPCLEIEKQPDLVYEYTNRGNLVGIITNGTAILGLGNIGASAGKPVMEGKAVLFKKFAGIDVFDIEINETDPEKFITIVKALEPTFGGINLEDIRAPECFHIEKTLDENMKIPVFHDDQHGTAIISTAALLNSLTITGKKAENLKVVINGAGAAAISIAQMLTHIGVKHESIFMLDSRGVINHKRTNLHESKLPFVRNTDAETLADIFPGTDLFIGVSVANVVTEAMVKTMAEKPIMFALANPDPEIPYPDAKRARPDLIMATGRSDYPNQVNNVLGFPFIFRGALDVRAKVVNMEMKLAAAYALSELTKIPVPIEVCQAYNEVEIRFGEDYIIPKPLDERVLYHVAPAVAEAAVKTGVNQVAYPGREAYVKFLESIMAQQKEPISALEIETD; this is encoded by the coding sequence ATGAAAAATCACGCGCTTGAGTATCACTCTAGGTTTCCGAAAGGAAAAACCAAAGTAGTTCCGACAAAACCAACGGAGAACAGTTATGACCTGTCTTTGGCATACTCACCTGGCGTCGCATACCCTTGTCTTGAGATTGAAAAACAACCTGATCTCGTTTATGAATATACCAACCGAGGGAATTTAGTTGGTATCATCACCAATGGAACTGCCATTTTAGGTCTTGGCAACATTGGAGCTTCCGCTGGAAAACCAGTGATGGAAGGAAAAGCTGTCTTATTTAAAAAATTTGCAGGAATCGATGTATTTGATATTGAAATCAACGAAACAGATCCTGAAAAATTCATCACGATTGTAAAGGCCCTTGAACCAACGTTTGGTGGGATCAATTTAGAAGACATCCGTGCCCCGGAATGCTTTCATATCGAAAAAACATTAGACGAGAACATGAAAATCCCTGTTTTCCATGATGACCAACATGGAACTGCGATCATCTCCACTGCGGCACTTCTCAATTCACTTACAATCACTGGGAAAAAAGCAGAAAACTTGAAGGTTGTGATCAATGGAGCAGGGGCTGCTGCGATTTCGATCGCTCAGATGTTGACTCATATCGGAGTGAAACACGAATCCATTTTTATGTTGGATTCTCGTGGTGTCATCAATCACAAACGTACGAATTTACATGAATCCAAACTTCCATTTGTTCGAAACACAGATGCCGAAACTTTAGCAGATATCTTTCCTGGAACAGACCTCTTTATTGGTGTGTCGGTTGCGAATGTAGTAACAGAAGCAATGGTGAAAACCATGGCTGAGAAACCGATTATGTTTGCCCTTGCCAATCCTGATCCAGAGATTCCTTATCCTGATGCCAAACGGGCAAGACCAGATCTCATCATGGCAACAGGTCGCAGTGATTATCCTAACCAAGTGAATAACGTACTTGGGTTTCCCTTTATCTTTCGCGGGGCCCTTGATGTCCGTGCCAAAGTGGTGAACATGGAAATGAAACTCGCAGCGGCATACGCTCTCAGTGAACTCACAAAAATCCCTGTTCCGATCGAAGTATGCCAAGCGTATAACGAAGTGGAAATTCGATTTGGGGAAGACTATATCATTCCGAAACCACTCGACGAACGTGTGTTATACCATGTTGCGCCAGCAGTTGCGGAAGCGGCTGTGAAAACAGGTGTGAACCAAGTGGCCTACCCTGGTCGCGAGGCTTATGTGAAGTTTTTGGAATCGATCATGGCACAACAAAAAGAGCCAATCAGCGCTCTAGAAATCGAAACCGATTGA
- a CDS encoding phasin-related domain-containing protein produces MEKQIMDILNAGIGLFQSGKEGLEKAKTQLETTYNELVSKGALDNTEDSVKIRQSVDKILTDIKEFSSVAGKNYDETRSKIVENYNKIAEEIKAKMPEGKIESVKAKINEVAESIKKTGAAKA; encoded by the coding sequence ATGGAAAAACAAATCATGGACATTCTTAACGCGGGAATCGGTCTTTTTCAATCTGGAAAAGAAGGTTTAGAAAAAGCAAAAACACAATTGGAAACTACTTACAATGAGTTAGTATCCAAAGGTGCTTTGGACAATACTGAGGATTCAGTAAAGATCCGCCAATCTGTGGACAAAATCCTAACAGACATTAAAGAATTCTCTAGTGTTGCTGGAAAAAACTACGATGAAACTCGTTCTAAAATCGTAGAAAACTACAACAAAATTGCTGAAGAAATCAAAGCAAAAATGCCTGAAGGAAAAATTGAATCCGTAAAAGCAAAAATCAATGAAGTTGCGGAATCGATCAAAAAAACAGGTGCTGCAAAAGCATAA
- a CDS encoding LBF_0142 family lipoprotein has protein sequence MFCSKKLILGSLFFLFSCGTADLRPPHLSYDKIDPELKKKGITVVTNPPIKELSPGDWKEYKQVQFILKDVWHNHFVRFFTPIKEQEIRMRVYLDFEADAMQVELLGGEKKGFIYGLEKKVTYQISPETGKAYSDDTEVRIYLESLRSYLTLPWRLKNYPIIQYAGQKQKLEQNYEVVYFTSVQMNATPDTDQYVGYFEQKSGALEWLEFTYRELFSFYQGVLKFGFYEPWNGKQYPRRITILDRFEDPDFVHELRIEKIEIPVKPMEEVDKVLELPEKGK, from the coding sequence ATGTTCTGCTCAAAAAAACTGATCTTAGGCTCACTATTTTTTCTTTTCTCTTGTGGTACGGCCGACTTAAGACCACCCCATTTATCTTATGATAAGATTGATCCTGAGTTAAAGAAAAAAGGCATAACAGTAGTTACCAATCCTCCCATCAAAGAATTAAGTCCTGGGGATTGGAAAGAGTATAAACAAGTTCAGTTTATACTTAAAGATGTATGGCATAATCATTTTGTCAGATTTTTTACTCCTATCAAAGAACAAGAAATCAGGATGCGGGTATATTTGGATTTCGAAGCTGATGCCATGCAAGTTGAGTTATTAGGTGGAGAGAAAAAAGGTTTTATCTACGGATTAGAAAAAAAAGTTACTTATCAAATTTCTCCAGAAACAGGGAAAGCTTACAGTGACGATACTGAAGTTAGAATATATCTCGAGTCACTTCGATCTTACCTTACTTTACCATGGCGACTTAAGAACTATCCTATCATCCAATATGCAGGCCAAAAACAAAAACTAGAACAAAACTATGAAGTGGTTTATTTCACATCCGTTCAAATGAATGCCACTCCCGATACAGACCAATATGTTGGTTATTTTGAACAAAAAAGTGGTGCATTGGAATGGTTAGAATTCACCTATCGAGAATTGTTTAGTTTTTACCAAGGTGTTTTGAAATTTGGATTTTATGAACCTTGGAATGGAAAACAATACCCAAGACGGATCACCATCTTAGATCGATTCGAAGATCCAGACTTTGTCCATGAACTCCGAATTGAAAAAATCGAAATCCCAGTGAAACCAATGGAAGAAGTGGATAAGGTTTTGGAATTACCAGAGAAGGGGAAGTGA
- a CDS encoding energy transducer TonB: MSGTVVTQKRSKRERIHRFIDRYRMETGLGISAVIQALIILFWFTPHLETDSLDDLVEEVAFIDNVQIQEPSTDSKPTDGDFDLTDKEKEEKKEDPRIAGASDPIVSGATSPVDLSPNVRPEYTSDAKALGVTGTMTLEVIISNTGEVLRVRSVGKQLGGGLEEEAIRVYRRKRFSPSVLEGKPITVKVLVPIRFTLN, from the coding sequence GTGAGCGGAACAGTTGTTACACAAAAAAGATCCAAACGAGAAAGAATCCATAGATTCATTGATCGTTACCGTATGGAAACGGGTCTTGGAATATCTGCCGTCATACAGGCGTTAATCATTCTTTTTTGGTTCACACCTCATTTGGAGACAGACAGTTTGGATGACCTTGTAGAAGAAGTTGCCTTCATTGACAACGTTCAAATCCAAGAACCAAGCACTGACTCTAAACCAACCGATGGTGACTTTGATCTAACTGACAAAGAAAAGGAAGAAAAAAAAGAAGACCCTCGTATCGCTGGTGCATCCGACCCAATTGTTTCTGGTGCAACCTCTCCCGTAGATTTATCACCTAACGTTCGTCCTGAATACACATCCGATGCAAAAGCACTTGGTGTGACAGGGACAATGACACTAGAAGTGATCATCTCCAACACAGGGGAAGTGCTACGAGTGCGCTCCGTCGGCAAACAGTTAGGTGGTGGATTAGAAGAAGAAGCCATCAGAGTCTATCGCAGAAAACGATTTTCCCCTTCGGTATTAGAAGGAAAACCCATCACTGTAAAAGTGCTTGTTCCCATTCGATTTACATTGAATTAA
- a CDS encoding ExbD/TolR family protein: protein MLRRKRVAPSVPVSSMADIAFLLLVFFMVTSVLDSDPDLPINLPDVPGGEQLNKKIANLYLTADEKRTVYFNSVKMELNEAMSEIRAKISTTPDLKVLIHADQDLTYEELDSVFETLREIGALKVSLVTKTTQGGGLKGK, encoded by the coding sequence ATGTTACGAAGAAAGAGAGTCGCACCTTCAGTTCCAGTGAGTTCGATGGCAGACATTGCCTTCTTACTTCTCGTGTTCTTTATGGTAACCTCCGTATTGGATTCCGATCCTGACCTTCCCATCAATTTACCAGATGTTCCTGGAGGAGAGCAGTTAAACAAAAAGATCGCCAATCTTTACCTAACTGCTGACGAAAAAAGAACTGTTTATTTCAACTCAGTGAAAATGGAACTGAACGAAGCGATGAGTGAAATCAGAGCCAAAATTTCCACAACACCTGATCTTAAAGTTTTGATCCACGCTGACCAAGACTTAACCTATGAAGAACTAGACAGTGTTTTTGAAACCCTCCGAGAGATTGGTGCCTTAAAGGTATCTCTTGTTACCAAGACCACCCAAGGTGGCGGATTAAAAGGTAAGTAA
- a CDS encoding ExbD/TolR family protein — MIKLKKKQEIEEISAASMSDIAFLLLVFFMVTAVFFVKEGLNISLPRKQSEPQPFLRKNVYEILVTQDRYKMRNSAFGTKEYVSLQEFRDDLNQMEIPDLKNKLALIVTTGDTKYAKMLDALSAVQLRGFEKISVRKKK, encoded by the coding sequence ATGATCAAGTTAAAGAAAAAACAAGAAATAGAGGAAATTTCGGCAGCATCCATGTCGGACATTGCCTTTCTACTCTTGGTATTTTTTATGGTAACAGCAGTATTCTTTGTGAAGGAAGGACTTAACATTTCTCTTCCTCGCAAACAATCCGAACCTCAGCCATTTTTGCGTAAGAATGTATATGAAATTTTGGTCACTCAAGATCGTTACAAGATGCGTAACTCAGCGTTCGGAACAAAAGAATATGTTAGTTTACAAGAATTTCGTGATGACCTAAACCAAATGGAAATCCCAGATCTGAAAAACAAACTAGCACTCATTGTTACAACCGGTGATACCAAATATGCAAAGATGTTGGATGCTTTATCAGCAGTACAACTTCGCGGATTTGAAAAAATCTCAGTGAGAAAGAAGAAATAA
- a CDS encoding MotA/TolQ/ExbB proton channel family protein, producing the protein MNVSCNLAKKNITLSVVIALITIFTIAGRIEAQSTPTTTSTDTTQNTEAPAETPAPAAEAPQESAPQESEIGLVKLFVTGGWSMWPLLLASIVGFGVILERMYFFFTAKLVRKGYNQDLQDAIDASGMQGVDEFLKANEGQRITDVLKNGMEVSQNDPEIFAAGIEREAGEVMTLLEKGLTVLSAVSTIAPLVGFLGTVSGMINAFDAIANADQVNAKVVAGGIKEALITTAAGLIVAIPAMTFYQYLQGRVGFFTSEVEEAANKIYKEYLKLKAGKKA; encoded by the coding sequence ATGAACGTTTCATGTAACCTGGCAAAGAAAAACATCACTTTGTCTGTTGTGATCGCACTCATCACAATTTTTACAATTGCAGGTAGAATCGAAGCACAATCTACCCCAACAACAACTAGCACAGATACTACGCAAAACACAGAAGCACCAGCTGAAACTCCTGCACCTGCCGCTGAAGCACCACAAGAATCCGCTCCGCAAGAATCGGAAATCGGGCTCGTTAAATTATTTGTGACTGGTGGATGGTCCATGTGGCCACTCCTACTCGCTTCCATCGTTGGATTTGGAGTGATTCTCGAAAGGATGTACTTTTTTTTCACAGCAAAGCTTGTGAGAAAAGGTTACAACCAAGATTTACAAGATGCGATTGATGCTTCTGGTATGCAAGGTGTAGACGAATTCCTAAAAGCGAATGAAGGACAACGAATCACTGATGTCTTAAAAAATGGAATGGAAGTTTCCCAAAACGACCCTGAAATTTTTGCCGCTGGTATCGAAAGAGAAGCGGGTGAAGTCATGACTCTCTTAGAAAAAGGACTCACTGTTCTTTCAGCAGTTTCCACAATTGCTCCACTCGTTGGATTCCTTGGAACCGTATCTGGTATGATCAACGCTTTTGATGCGATTGCAAACGCTGACCAAGTAAACGCAAAAGTGGTCGCAGGTGGTATCAAAGAAGCCCTTATCACTACAGCAGCTGGTCTGATCGTTGCGATCCCTGCGATGACATTCTACCAATACTTACAAGGCCGAGTTGGTTTTTTTACTTCTGAAGTAGAAGAAGCAGCAAACAAAATCTACAAAGAATACTTAAAACTCAAAGCCGGAAAAAAAGCGTAA
- a CDS encoding cobalamin-binding protein, producing the protein MGPKRIICLTEEPTEMIYLLGEEKRIVGISVYTERPVRAKEEKTKVSAFISGNLKKILSLEPDLVIGFSDIQGQLAKDLIERGLNVLIFNQRSIAEIITNMQIIGNIVGQSEKAKNITDGWKHQIQTWQKQNESISKRPTVFFQEWDEPIITGIQWVSEAVALAGGIDCFSHLKDRKLAKDRIIQAEDVREANPDIYVGSWCGKAMDWDWVRNKPEWQSTGFLQNNRIYEMDPSIILQPGPALFLEGIPKLREFFLTA; encoded by the coding sequence ATGGGTCCAAAAAGAATCATTTGTCTCACAGAAGAACCAACGGAGATGATTTATCTCTTGGGGGAAGAAAAACGGATTGTGGGGATTTCTGTTTATACAGAACGACCTGTCCGTGCCAAAGAAGAAAAAACAAAGGTCTCAGCGTTTATCAGTGGGAATCTCAAAAAAATACTCTCACTGGAACCAGACTTAGTCATCGGTTTTTCAGACATCCAAGGCCAACTTGCCAAAGACCTCATTGAACGTGGGTTAAATGTGCTCATCTTCAACCAACGTTCCATCGCTGAAATCATCACCAATATGCAAATCATTGGAAACATTGTGGGCCAATCCGAAAAAGCCAAAAACATCACTGATGGTTGGAAACACCAAATCCAAACCTGGCAAAAACAAAATGAATCCATTTCCAAAAGACCCACCGTGTTTTTCCAGGAATGGGACGAACCCATCATCACGGGGATCCAATGGGTGAGCGAAGCGGTCGCTCTGGCAGGTGGGATCGACTGTTTTTCCCATCTCAAAGACCGTAAACTCGCCAAAGACCGCATCATCCAAGCGGAGGATGTGAGGGAGGCCAACCCTGACATCTACGTAGGTTCTTGGTGTGGGAAGGCGATGGACTGGGACTGGGTCCGGAACAAACCCGAGTGGCAGTCGACTGGCTTTCTCCAAAACAACCGAATTTATGAAATGGACCCAAGCATTATATTACAACCGGGCCCTGCCCTGTTTTTAGAAGGGATTCCGAAACTCAGAGAGTTCTTTTTGACAGCTTAA
- a CDS encoding potassium channel family protein has translation MQRKKIAVIGIGSFGKLFVRYLFEDGHEVIAIDKDPVIIDSIKEHVTVAVTLDATDEHALRSQGIGDVDYAVIALADDFETSIICADSLKKSGVKQIYARYQTELQKRVLELLGIRDLFNPEEKAARSMAEIFSFVGMRSSFLLSDEYSVVEVTVPKRYINKTIAEADLRHKYNINVITIKRPFTDKETKRASDSKTEKILGIPHGSTVLREEDIVVLFGSQSDLSKFLET, from the coding sequence ATGCAAAGAAAAAAAATCGCTGTCATCGGTATCGGAAGTTTTGGAAAATTATTTGTTCGTTATCTTTTTGAAGATGGACACGAAGTCATCGCAATCGACAAAGACCCAGTCATCATCGATTCCATCAAAGAACACGTAACAGTTGCCGTCACACTAGATGCGACCGATGAACACGCATTACGTTCCCAAGGGATTGGCGATGTAGACTATGCGGTAATTGCACTCGCTGATGATTTTGAAACCTCCATTATTTGTGCTGATAGTTTAAAAAAATCAGGTGTGAAACAAATTTATGCAAGATACCAAACAGAACTGCAAAAAAGGGTTTTGGAATTACTTGGAATCCGAGACTTGTTCAACCCAGAAGAAAAAGCAGCAAGGAGTATGGCGGAAATATTTTCTTTTGTGGGGATGCGTTCGAGTTTTTTATTATCAGACGAATACAGTGTGGTAGAAGTCACAGTTCCCAAACGATATATCAACAAAACCATTGCAGAAGCAGACCTTCGTCACAAATACAATATCAATGTGATTACCATCAAACGTCCATTCACTGATAAAGAAACAAAGCGTGCCTCCGATTCCAAAACGGAAAAAATCCTCGGAATCCCACACGGGAGTACGGTTCTCAGAGAAGAAGATATTGTGGTTTTGTTTGGATCTCAATCCGATCTTTCCAAATTTTTAGAAACTTAA